The Thermosynechococcus sp. genome has a segment encoding these proteins:
- the thiS gene encoding sulfur carrier protein ThiS: MVPAEPAIVVHVNGTPHTLRRSLSIPELCNLLNIHPRLVAIEYNGEILHRQFWETTYVQAGDRLEIVTIVGGG; the protein is encoded by the coding sequence ATGGTTCCTGCTGAGCCAGCGATCGTCGTTCATGTCAATGGCACTCCTCACACCCTGAGGCGATCGCTCTCGATTCCAGAACTCTGCAATCTACTCAATATTCATCCCCGCCTGGTTGCCATCGAATACAATGGTGAGATTTTACATCGGCAGTTTTGGGAAACGACCTATGTACAGGCGGGCGATCGCTTGGAAATTGTCACAATTGTCGGTGGCGGCTGA
- the trxA gene encoding thioredoxin, with product MSSALSVTDATFEQEVLNSDIPVLVDFWAPWCGPCRMVAPVVDEIANEYQGRVKVVKVNTDENSKVATDFGIRSIPTLMIFKGGQKVDILVGAVPKTKIEATLAQFL from the coding sequence ATGTCCAGTGCACTGTCCGTTACAGATGCTACATTTGAGCAAGAAGTATTAAATAGCGATATTCCCGTATTGGTGGACTTTTGGGCGCCTTGGTGTGGGCCGTGCCGCATGGTGGCACCCGTTGTTGATGAAATCGCCAATGAATATCAGGGCCGGGTCAAGGTCGTCAAGGTCAATACTGACGAAAACTCTAAGGTGGCGACTGACTTTGGTATTCGCAGTATCCCGACGCTGATGATTTTTAAGGGCGGCCAAAAGGTGGATATTTTGGTAGGCGCGGTGCCAAAAACCAAAATTGAGGCGACTCTTGCCCAGTTCCTGTAG
- the psaX gene encoding photosystem I protein PsaX has product MATKSAKPTYAFRTFWAVLLLAINFLVAAYYFGILK; this is encoded by the coding sequence ATGGCAACAAAATCTGCAAAACCCACCTATGCTTTCCGCACCTTCTGGGCTGTGCTGCTGTTAGCCATTAACTTCTTGGTTGCCGCCTACTACTTTGGCATCCTCAAGTAG
- a CDS encoding YccF domain-containing protein, whose protein sequence is MSLLGNIIWLIFGGFLTGIGYMLGGVTLCLTIIGIPFGIKAIQLGWSTLLPFGKQIVEAPDANSTLTMIFNILWLLIVGWGIALNHLFWGLLLAVTIIGLPFAQQHFKLMILGLLPFGRQLR, encoded by the coding sequence ATGAGTCTTCTTGGCAATATCATTTGGTTGATCTTTGGCGGCTTCCTGACGGGCATTGGCTATATGCTTGGCGGTGTGACGCTGTGCCTGACGATCATTGGCATCCCCTTTGGGATTAAAGCCATTCAACTGGGTTGGAGTACCCTACTCCCCTTTGGCAAGCAAATTGTTGAGGCGCCTGATGCCAATAGCACTCTAACGATGATTTTTAATATCCTGTGGCTTTTGATCGTGGGCTGGGGCATTGCCCTGAATCACCTCTTTTGGGGGTTGCTCTTGGCAGTGACCATTATTGGCCTGCCCTTTGCGCAGCAGCACTTCAAACTAATGATTTTAGGATTACTGCCCTTTGGCCGCCAGTTGAGGTGA
- a CDS encoding mechanosensitive ion channel family protein, whose product MTKPRFFLGLFLTFLLVAAQTHWPLMAQDAQAPPAPAEIQEYPVTLDGEVLLEVREGVGSFTPEERAAAIQRRIRQVAEDEDIPVDSITIKRVGDRDNVTVVQGNRPLVTITKADVGDRPESQAEVAIALAQRIREAITRYRQDRVPQNLLKNTIFAILATTLTLMLCSVVVRISGKIFPPVSRWGGERIPPLRLQNFEIISREKVELWLLRILQFSRLALLLFILYLYLTFVFNLFPWTRAFGKNFLNHFLGSLEFILTSIGNYLPNLVAIATIVAITYYILKGVRAIFSAIESERLVIPGFYTDWAKPTYNLLQILIIALAAVVVFPYLPGFDSPAFRGISVFLGILFSLGSTSAIANVVGGVILIYTRSFQVGDLIQIGDVKGIVVQKTLLVTRICAFNNQVITVPNSSLLNNTVINYAVAIREMDQPLIVQTTITLGYDVPWRDVYKVMVEAGRRTANILDDPPPFVLQTALNDYHVTYELNVYTRNWQELRYTLSELHQNLQDACNEAGIEIMSPSYLALRDGNTSTIPSNYLGEDYLPPGFRITLPK is encoded by the coding sequence ATGACAAAGCCGCGCTTTTTCCTGGGCCTGTTCTTGACTTTTTTGCTGGTGGCGGCGCAGACACACTGGCCCCTAATGGCGCAAGATGCCCAAGCCCCCCCAGCCCCGGCTGAGATTCAGGAATACCCAGTTACCCTCGATGGCGAGGTTTTGCTTGAGGTGCGCGAAGGGGTTGGCTCCTTTACCCCCGAGGAGCGGGCCGCAGCGATTCAACGCCGTATCCGACAAGTGGCAGAGGATGAAGATATCCCCGTTGACAGCATTACCATCAAAAGAGTGGGCGATCGCGACAATGTTACGGTTGTTCAAGGGAACCGCCCCCTCGTCACCATTACAAAAGCGGATGTGGGTGATCGCCCAGAAAGTCAAGCAGAAGTAGCGATCGCACTGGCCCAGCGCATTCGTGAGGCCATTACCCGTTATCGCCAAGATCGGGTTCCCCAAAACCTGCTCAAAAATACTATTTTTGCGATTTTAGCAACGACTCTGACGCTGATGCTCTGTTCGGTGGTGGTTCGCATCTCTGGTAAGATTTTCCCACCGGTGAGCCGCTGGGGTGGGGAGCGGATTCCCCCCTTGCGCCTGCAAAATTTTGAGATTATTTCTCGGGAAAAGGTTGAGCTTTGGCTATTGCGGATATTGCAGTTTAGCCGGCTGGCGCTGCTGCTATTTATTCTCTATCTGTACCTGACATTTGTTTTTAATCTCTTTCCCTGGACGCGCGCCTTTGGCAAGAATTTTCTCAATCACTTCCTGGGTTCCCTTGAATTTATTCTCACGAGTATTGGAAACTATCTCCCTAATTTGGTGGCGATCGCCACCATTGTTGCCATCACCTATTACATCTTGAAAGGGGTGCGGGCGATTTTTAGCGCGATTGAAAGTGAACGCCTCGTCATCCCCGGTTTTTATACTGATTGGGCAAAACCCACCTACAACTTGCTGCAAATTTTAATTATTGCCTTGGCGGCAGTCGTTGTCTTTCCCTACTTACCTGGCTTTGATTCCCCAGCCTTCCGAGGTATTTCTGTGTTTTTGGGGATTCTCTTTTCCTTGGGTTCCACCTCGGCGATCGCCAACGTCGTGGGTGGCGTCATTCTCATCTATACTCGCTCCTTTCAGGTGGGCGACCTCATCCAAATCGGGGATGTCAAGGGGATTGTGGTACAAAAAACACTCCTTGTCACCCGCATTTGTGCCTTCAACAATCAGGTGATTACAGTCCCCAACTCATCACTGCTCAACAACACGGTCATCAATTATGCTGTGGCCATTCGCGAAATGGACCAGCCCTTGATTGTGCAAACCACGATTACCCTTGGCTATGATGTCCCTTGGCGCGATGTTTATAAGGTCATGGTTGAGGCGGGCCGCCGCACCGCCAACATCCTTGACGATCCTCCCCCCTTTGTCCTGCAAACTGCCCTAAATGACTACCACGTCACCTATGAGCTGAATGTTTACACCCGTAACTGGCAGGAGCTGCGCTATACCCTTTCTGAATTGCATCAAAACCTCCAAGATGCCTGCAATGAAGCAGGTATTGAAATCATGTCACCGAGCTATTTAGCACTGCGGGATGGCAACACCAGCACGATTCCCAGCAACTACTTAGGGGAGGACTATCTTCCCCCCGGATTCCGCATTACGCTACCAAAATAG
- a CDS encoding glutathione peroxidase — MLPNREGQRIPEVTFRTREGDQWVNVTTNDLFNGKTVVVFALPGAFTPTCSSTHLPGYNELAPLFRECGVDDILCISVNDAFVMNEWGKTQQAENVRLIPDGNGEFTAGMGMLVDKEDLGFGKRSWRYSMLVKDGIIAKMFIEPEEPGDPFKVSDAETMLCYLNPNYKRQCVSLFTKRGCPYCAKAKTMLAAKGIHYDEIVIGEGASLRSLQAVTGATTVPQVFIDGKYIGGSEALAEYLATHC; from the coding sequence ATGCTACCCAACCGTGAAGGCCAACGTATTCCTGAAGTTACCTTTCGCACCCGCGAAGGCGATCAATGGGTCAATGTGACCACCAATGATCTATTCAACGGCAAAACCGTTGTTGTGTTTGCTTTGCCGGGTGCCTTCACGCCCACCTGTTCTTCAACCCATCTCCCTGGCTACAACGAATTGGCACCTCTGTTTCGTGAATGTGGCGTGGATGATATCCTCTGCATTTCCGTCAATGATGCTTTTGTCATGAATGAGTGGGGCAAAACCCAACAGGCAGAGAATGTGCGTCTGATTCCCGATGGTAATGGTGAATTTACCGCCGGCATGGGAATGCTGGTGGATAAGGAAGACCTTGGTTTTGGTAAACGCTCTTGGCGTTATTCAATGCTGGTGAAGGATGGCATCATTGCGAAAATGTTCATTGAACCCGAAGAACCCGGCGACCCCTTTAAGGTCTCGGATGCGGAAACAATGCTCTGCTACCTCAACCCCAACTACAAGCGGCAATGTGTCTCCCTGTTTACGAAGCGGGGCTGTCCCTACTGCGCCAAGGCCAAAACGATGCTTGCGGCAAAGGGCATTCACTACGATGAGATTGTCATCGGTGAGGGGGCTAGCCTGCGATCGCTCCAAGCCGTTACCGGCGCAACAACAGTTCCCCAAGTCTTTATTGACGGCAAATATATTGGCGGTTCCGAGGCGCTGGCGGAATACTTGGCCACCCATTGTTAA
- a CDS encoding HMA2 domain-containing protein, whose amino-acid sequence MEQQIVHATTGRVRFRVPRVQRDPAYGKLLVQLLESLAIVEQVRLNPQAATVVVQYQPHLLDEAAVYERLNQCFEQAMVAMPQPFPESAAPADAIALEDYEAQVEADARLETDWERLGLPLVALGVSLLSAPLELPFAVVGATVLASAWPWFQRVGQQMSQGHPPNVDLLDSLWMVLHTVNGQFLAPALKTTLAGARADVRDRQRRQQVQRYPSVLMAHYEHLTVERQGHFLTIETQELQAEDLLWLQPGDVVPADGRVVAGLAEVEPAHFEPSRQVWICRPGDALYAGCQILTGQVQLWVIRSGWQTRLGLITDLLHTEPVYDSALAHQQGEFARHAVLPTLALSSALWLTTGAYGPAIAPLQFDFGSGVQLSLRTVMLSAQVFAVQQGVYLPTAGTLEQLAQLESLVIDARAGLPQPQEAQILIQQLRQLGLDIYLLQDQVQDQGRPLEGTTEVTGDRLPELQAYLVGKRRRVGWISFGETCSCPEPPWLPIRWRPPTFDPNAKVVVLLDGDWSALGRGIAIARDALKRTYQNVALIALPNLAVTFGGMFLGLHPVVNVVTNNAAAFIAEFWHGNSTQFRTALLPSVSTTVPLRSLPLDSPQLAVAS is encoded by the coding sequence ATGGAACAGCAAATTGTTCATGCCACAACAGGGCGGGTGCGCTTTCGAGTGCCGCGCGTGCAACGGGATCCTGCCTATGGCAAGTTATTGGTGCAGTTGCTGGAGTCTTTGGCAATTGTTGAGCAGGTGCGTCTCAATCCGCAGGCAGCGACAGTGGTGGTGCAGTATCAGCCCCATTTGCTCGATGAGGCGGCAGTCTATGAACGTTTGAATCAGTGTTTTGAACAGGCAATGGTGGCCATGCCGCAGCCCTTTCCGGAGAGTGCGGCTCCTGCGGATGCGATCGCCCTTGAAGACTACGAAGCACAGGTAGAGGCGGATGCTCGCCTTGAAACCGATTGGGAACGCTTGGGGCTGCCCTTGGTGGCCTTAGGGGTCTCGCTCCTCAGTGCGCCCTTGGAATTGCCCTTCGCGGTTGTCGGGGCTACGGTCTTGGCCAGTGCCTGGCCTTGGTTTCAGCGGGTGGGGCAGCAGATGAGTCAGGGGCATCCCCCCAATGTAGATCTGCTCGATAGCCTCTGGATGGTACTGCATACTGTCAATGGCCAGTTCTTAGCGCCTGCATTGAAGACCACGTTGGCCGGGGCACGGGCAGATGTGCGCGATCGCCAGCGACGGCAACAGGTGCAGCGATATCCCAGTGTCTTGATGGCTCACTATGAACACCTGACGGTGGAACGTCAGGGTCACTTCCTCACGATTGAAACTCAGGAGTTGCAAGCAGAGGATCTGCTGTGGTTGCAGCCCGGGGATGTTGTGCCTGCGGATGGCCGCGTTGTGGCGGGATTGGCAGAAGTGGAGCCTGCCCACTTTGAACCCTCCCGACAGGTGTGGATCTGCCGCCCCGGCGATGCCCTCTATGCAGGCTGTCAAATTCTTACGGGACAGGTTCAACTGTGGGTGATCCGCAGCGGTTGGCAAACGCGCCTTGGTTTAATAACGGATCTGCTGCACACTGAACCGGTCTATGACAGTGCCCTTGCCCACCAACAGGGAGAATTTGCCCGCCATGCGGTGCTGCCAACGCTTGCCCTCAGTAGTGCCCTCTGGCTGACCACGGGTGCCTATGGACCCGCGATCGCTCCCCTACAATTTGACTTTGGCAGCGGTGTGCAACTGTCACTGCGGACGGTGATGCTCTCGGCCCAGGTATTCGCCGTACAACAGGGGGTGTATCTACCCACTGCCGGTACGTTAGAACAACTGGCGCAACTGGAGAGCTTAGTGATTGATGCTCGCGCAGGTCTGCCCCAGCCTCAAGAGGCCCAAATCCTGATTCAGCAATTGCGACAGCTTGGCCTTGATATCTATCTGCTTCAAGATCAAGTTCAAGATCAAGGTAGGCCCCTTGAGGGGACCACAGAGGTCACGGGCGATCGCCTCCCTGAGCTTCAAGCCTATCTCGTGGGTAAGCGGCGGCGGGTCGGCTGGATCAGCTTTGGTGAAACCTGCTCCTGTCCTGAACCCCCATGGTTACCGATTCGCTGGCGGCCTCCTACCTTTGACCCCAATGCCAAAGTGGTTGTTCTTTTGGACGGCGACTGGTCTGCCCTTGGCCGTGGCATTGCCATTGCCCGCGATGCCCTAAAGCGAACCTATCAAAATGTAGCCCTGATTGCTCTGCCAAATTTAGCGGTTACCTTTGGCGGCATGTTTTTGGGCTTGCATCCTGTGGTCAATGTCGTCACCAACAACGCTGCTGCCTTTATTGCTGAGTTTTGGCATGGAAACTCAACCCAGTTTCGTACTGCCCTATTGCCAAGCGTGTCAACGACCGTCCCCCTGCGATCGCTGCCCCTAGACTCTCCTCAACTGGCGGTGGCCTCATAG
- the speY gene encoding homospermidine biosynthesis protein: MSAFATPITPAPIPDNISLTELVDKYFTAYNSARLREICQLLSQRVFKPEVTVGLSLSGAMTPTGLGISALAPLVRAGFVDYIISTGANLYHDIHYALGMDLYAAHPFVDDVQLRKESKIRIYDIIFDYDVLLETDAFLRQVLRSETFQRRMGTAEFHYHLGRYVRELEVQRGQPHSCLLATAYECGVPIYTSSPGDSSIGMNVAAIALEGSKLMIDPAIDVNETAAIAYFAREAAEGKGKSAALIIGGGSPKNFLLQTQPQIHEVLGLEERGHDYFIQITDARPDTGGLSGAVPSEAVSWGKVDPQGLRDTVVCYTDSTIALPILTAYCLNRCQPRPLKRLYDRRGEMVERLQQLYLQAQLQHKVKELPTEAPVATYPCGTPIPRR; this comes from the coding sequence ATGTCTGCATTTGCTACCCCCATTACCCCCGCACCTATTCCCGATAACATCAGCTTGACAGAATTAGTTGACAAATACTTCACCGCCTATAACTCAGCACGGCTACGGGAAATTTGCCAACTCCTGAGTCAACGGGTGTTTAAGCCAGAGGTGACGGTTGGCCTGAGCCTCTCAGGGGCGATGACCCCCACGGGGTTGGGCATCTCAGCCTTAGCGCCTTTAGTGCGGGCTGGCTTTGTCGATTACATCATTAGCACTGGGGCAAACCTCTACCACGACATCCACTATGCCCTGGGCATGGATCTCTATGCGGCACATCCTTTTGTCGATGATGTGCAACTGCGCAAAGAAAGCAAAATCCGCATTTATGACATTATCTTTGACTACGATGTGCTCCTGGAAACCGATGCCTTTTTGCGGCAGGTGCTGCGCAGTGAAACGTTCCAACGCCGCATGGGTACAGCTGAGTTTCACTATCACTTGGGGCGCTACGTGCGCGAACTGGAGGTGCAGCGGGGACAGCCCCATTCCTGTTTGTTGGCCACGGCCTATGAGTGCGGTGTGCCCATTTACACCTCCTCGCCGGGGGATAGCTCCATTGGCATGAATGTGGCGGCGATCGCCCTCGAAGGATCAAAACTGATGATTGACCCCGCCATTGATGTCAATGAAACCGCCGCCATTGCCTACTTTGCCCGTGAAGCCGCTGAGGGCAAGGGCAAAAGTGCCGCCTTGATTATTGGTGGTGGCAGTCCGAAAAACTTCCTGCTGCAAACCCAGCCCCAGATCCACGAAGTGTTAGGGCTCGAGGAACGGGGGCACGATTACTTTATTCAGATTACCGATGCCCGTCCGGATACCGGTGGCCTGTCGGGTGCCGTGCCCAGTGAAGCGGTCAGTTGGGGCAAAGTGGATCCCCAAGGGTTGCGGGATACCGTCGTTTGCTACACCGATAGCACGATCGCCCTCCCCATTCTCACCGCCTACTGCCTCAATCGCTGTCAACCCCGTCCTCTGAAACGGCTCTACGATCGCCGCGGCGAAATGGTCGAACGCCTCCAGCAGCTCTACCTGCAAGCCCAACTTCAGCATAAGGTGAAGGAGCTACCCACTGAAGCACCTGTAGCCACCTATCCCTGTGGTACGCCGATTCCTCGCCGTTAG
- a CDS encoding metal ABC transporter ATP-binding protein codes for MISSPAINLQDVTVAYHRHLALHGATLQLPAGTICGVVGMNGAGKSTLFKAIMGFVKPIRGQVRIHGLPRQQVQRQSLVAYVPQSEDVDWQFPLRVWDVVMMGRYGKMNWLRQPRGRDRQRVRESLEQVELWPLRQRQIGELSGGQKKRMFLARAFAQEAQVLLLDEPFAGVDVKTEKLMIDLLMAERQKGHTILISTHDLSSITTFCDQVVLVNRSILAYGRTSEVFTPENLARAFEGSLRIPRRCD; via the coding sequence ATGATTTCTAGCCCTGCCATTAATTTACAAGATGTAACGGTGGCCTATCACCGCCATCTCGCCCTCCATGGGGCAACGCTGCAACTGCCCGCCGGCACGATCTGTGGGGTTGTGGGCATGAATGGTGCCGGTAAATCCACCCTTTTCAAGGCCATCATGGGATTTGTCAAGCCCATCCGCGGTCAGGTGCGCATTCATGGCTTACCCCGCCAGCAGGTACAACGGCAGTCCCTTGTGGCCTATGTGCCCCAAAGTGAAGATGTGGATTGGCAATTTCCGCTGCGGGTCTGGGATGTGGTGATGATGGGACGCTACGGCAAGATGAACTGGCTGCGCCAACCGCGGGGGCGCGATCGCCAACGGGTACGGGAAAGCCTAGAGCAGGTGGAACTCTGGCCCTTGCGGCAGCGCCAAATTGGCGAACTCTCCGGCGGACAAAAGAAACGAATGTTTCTTGCTCGGGCCTTTGCCCAAGAAGCACAGGTGCTGCTGTTGGATGAACCCTTTGCCGGTGTGGATGTGAAAACGGAGAAACTGATGATTGATCTCCTCATGGCGGAGCGGCAGAAAGGGCACACAATTCTCATCTCTACCCACGATCTCTCCTCGATCACCACCTTCTGTGATCAGGTGGTGCTAGTGAACCGCAGCATCCTAGCCTATGGCCGCACCAGTGAGGTATTTACGCCAGAAAATCTAGCCCGCGCCTTCGAGGGATCCCTGAGGATCCCCCGGCGCTGTGACTAA
- a CDS encoding metal ABC transporter substrate-binding protein, producing the protein MRGLRWLLVGILLLGGCGVPAPENRQETRPTQTNRDERPLVLTTFTVLADMAQQVAGDRLRVESLIKPGAEVHGYEFTPSDLVRGQEAALILENGLGLERWGDRFYNSLPNVPRVTLTKGISPIPIQEDTYRGQPNPHAWMSPQNALIYVDNIRKALTDLDPAGAEIYAANAKAYKAQIRALDQELRQALATLPAHKRYIVTCEGAFSYLARDYDLTEVYLWPVNADQEGTPRQITRVIDIVRQQQIPAVFCESTVNANPQRQVARESGATFAGIFYVDSLSPPEGNAPTYLDLLKYNINTFIRGLSGRTAP; encoded by the coding sequence ATGCGTGGTCTGAGGTGGTTACTGGTAGGAATTCTCTTGCTGGGTGGGTGTGGAGTCCCAGCCCCGGAGAATCGCCAAGAAACCCGCCCCACCCAAACCAATAGGGATGAACGCCCCTTAGTGCTGACCACGTTTACAGTCCTTGCCGATATGGCGCAGCAGGTGGCAGGCGATCGCCTGCGGGTAGAGTCACTGATTAAACCGGGAGCGGAAGTTCACGGCTATGAATTTACCCCCAGTGACCTGGTGCGGGGACAGGAAGCTGCCCTCATTTTAGAAAATGGCCTTGGCCTCGAGCGCTGGGGCGATCGCTTCTACAACAGCCTACCAAATGTGCCCCGTGTCACGCTCACAAAGGGAATTAGCCCCATTCCCATTCAAGAGGATACCTACCGAGGACAACCCAACCCCCACGCTTGGATGTCCCCCCAGAATGCCCTGATTTATGTTGACAATATTCGCAAGGCTCTCACAGACCTCGATCCTGCTGGCGCCGAGATCTATGCCGCCAATGCCAAAGCCTATAAAGCCCAAATTCGCGCCCTTGATCAAGAGCTACGTCAAGCCCTTGCTACCCTTCCTGCCCACAAACGCTACATCGTCACCTGTGAAGGTGCCTTCTCCTACCTCGCGCGCGACTATGACCTTACAGAAGTGTATCTCTGGCCAGTGAATGCCGATCAGGAGGGGACACCCCGCCAAATCACGCGGGTGATTGACATTGTGCGACAGCAACAGATTCCCGCGGTCTTTTGCGAAAGTACCGTCAATGCAAATCCCCAACGACAGGTGGCACGGGAGTCTGGCGCTACATTTGCTGGCATTTTCTATGTGGATTCCCTATCGCCCCCTGAGGGAAATGCCCCGACTTACCTTGACCTACTCAAGTACAACATCAACACCTTTATCCGTGGTCTCAGCGGGAGGACAGCCCCATGA
- a CDS encoding peptidylprolyl isomerase: MKSSPLEGDRPVRYTEGRQSWKETVKGRTRWLAFLVILLLWLGTCLASPRAIALPVEPPLIAALPQGNAITDPKALLRWALPIDNPTVRELQRDLEQISFWVRGKQWSKIASNISKAKTIIRDRADELLSSIPAEQQEAAKTLLAELETALDTLQEAAKAKDRSQLLPAKAAALDKVGDLEAMMVQNFSYTPPKGYEHLPQLLGRATVEMETTKGKLTIVVDGYSAPLTAGNFVDLVQRHFYDGLPFTRAEESYVLQAGDPPGPEVGFIDPKTNEYRAIPLEILVEGDKYPLYGITLEDAGRYLEHPVLPFSAYGTVALARPNDDPNGGSSQFFFLLFEPELTPAGLNLLDGRYAVFGYVVEGEETLRQLRQGDKILSAKVVDGLEHLVQPT, from the coding sequence ATGAAAAGCTCCCCCTTGGAGGGCGATCGCCCCGTCCGATACACTGAGGGGAGACAGTCATGGAAAGAAACGGTGAAAGGACGGACACGCTGGCTTGCTTTTCTGGTGATCCTGCTCCTGTGGTTGGGGACATGTCTGGCCTCGCCGCGGGCGATCGCGCTGCCTGTTGAACCTCCATTAATTGCTGCCCTGCCCCAAGGGAATGCCATTACTGATCCCAAAGCCCTGCTCCGTTGGGCCTTACCTATTGACAATCCAACGGTGCGAGAACTGCAAAGGGATCTGGAACAAATCTCTTTTTGGGTGCGGGGCAAACAGTGGTCAAAAATTGCCAGCAACATCAGTAAGGCGAAAACCATTATCCGCGATCGCGCCGATGAACTCCTCAGCAGTATCCCTGCCGAGCAACAGGAGGCTGCCAAAACACTATTGGCCGAGTTAGAGACTGCCCTTGATACACTCCAGGAGGCCGCCAAAGCTAAGGATCGCAGTCAACTCTTGCCCGCCAAAGCAGCCGCCCTCGACAAAGTCGGGGACCTAGAGGCTATGATGGTGCAAAACTTTAGCTATACGCCCCCCAAAGGCTATGAGCACCTGCCGCAATTGTTAGGTCGGGCAACCGTAGAAATGGAAACCACCAAAGGCAAGCTGACGATAGTTGTTGACGGCTACAGCGCACCCCTGACCGCGGGTAACTTCGTGGATTTGGTACAACGCCACTTCTACGACGGCCTGCCCTTCACCCGTGCCGAAGAATCCTATGTCCTGCAAGCAGGAGATCCACCGGGACCAGAGGTGGGGTTTATCGATCCTAAAACCAATGAGTACCGCGCCATTCCCTTGGAAATTCTTGTGGAAGGGGATAAGTATCCCCTCTATGGCATTACCCTTGAGGATGCAGGACGCTACCTAGAACACCCCGTATTGCCCTTTTCCGCCTATGGCACGGTTGCGCTGGCACGGCCCAACGATGATCCCAACGGTGGCTCGTCACAATTTTTCTTTTTGCTCTTTGAACCCGAGCTGACCCCAGCAGGGTTAAACCTCTTGGACGGTCGCTACGCCGTCTTTGGCTATGTTGTGGAGGGAGAAGAAACCCTGCGGCAACTGCGGCAAGGGGATAAAATTCTCTCAGCTAAGGTTGTAGACGGGCTTGAACATTTGGTGCAGCCCACCTAG
- a CDS encoding glycosyltransferase: MTTGIMNNQPNLLDISSIASTRAKPRLSIGMPVYNGAKFIRDALDSLLGQSFTNFELIISDNASTDETEAICREYAAKDSRIRYVRQTHNRGAAANFKYVLDQAVAEYFMWAAADDVWDRDWVAALLPIAVKNSCLAFGSIRTIDEVGTLISHPANNGTFTYSGSKPLRRLKYVLEPNFLGKANPIYGIFPKKIIGDDAINILSSGLWAADTHFLYHILGKCDIKSTKEVFLYKRIHSLGASNPEHSDFDRAVANLRGYGAQSSIFERILLVSLLPVAPLARIYGMFIQVKRQIEEAMFLNSRV; this comes from the coding sequence GTGACTACGGGTATTATGAATAACCAACCAAACTTACTTGATATCTCAAGCATCGCTTCCACCCGGGCCAAACCACGATTGAGCATTGGCATGCCAGTATATAACGGTGCCAAATTTATTCGTGACGCTCTCGATTCATTATTGGGACAAAGCTTTACCAATTTTGAACTGATCATCTCAGATAATGCCTCAACGGACGAGACCGAGGCCATCTGCCGCGAGTACGCAGCAAAAGACAGCCGGATAAGGTATGTCCGCCAAACGCACAACAGGGGCGCAGCTGCCAACTTTAAGTATGTTCTAGATCAAGCAGTTGCCGAATACTTCATGTGGGCCGCTGCAGACGATGTATGGGATAGGGATTGGGTTGCTGCACTCTTGCCTATAGCCGTTAAAAATTCTTGCCTTGCATTCGGCAGTATCCGAACAATAGATGAAGTCGGTACCCTAATTAGCCACCCTGCAAACAACGGCACTTTTACTTATTCCGGAAGTAAACCGTTGCGTCGCTTAAAGTACGTACTAGAACCCAATTTTCTCGGAAAAGCCAACCCAATTTATGGGATTTTTCCAAAAAAAATTATAGGTGACGACGCAATAAACATCCTTTCTTCAGGACTCTGGGCTGCCGATACGCACTTCTTGTACCATATCCTAGGGAAGTGCGACATTAAGTCCACTAAAGAGGTGTTTCTCTATAAGAGAATTCACAGCCTAGGTGCCAGCAACCCTGAACATTCAGATTTTGACCGTGCTGTCGCCAACCTGAGAGGTTACGGAGCACAGAGTAGCATCTTCGAGCGCATTCTTTTGGTGTCCCTTCTCCCAGTTGCCCCCCTTGCACGTATTTACGGTATGTTCATCCAGGTGAAGCGCCAGATTGAAGAGGCGATGTTTTTGAACTCTAGGGTATAA